In Thiovibrio frasassiensis, one DNA window encodes the following:
- a CDS encoding ATP synthase F0 subunit B, protein MITIDLTMLIQIANMLLLIVVLNAVLYKPIRSIIEERQKKIGGLDEGIDQFKKNAVLRLDEFGQKMKDARIRAKKEYETARNAALAESSEKLAGIRKEVDAQKTGQLAEIEKQFATAQSELQGQISGFAGDMAGKVLGRAL, encoded by the coding sequence ATGATTACCATCGACCTGACCATGCTCATTCAGATTGCCAATATGCTCTTGCTTATTGTCGTCCTGAATGCAGTGTTGTACAAACCGATCCGCTCAATTATTGAAGAGCGGCAGAAGAAGATCGGCGGCCTTGATGAGGGCATTGACCAATTCAAGAAGAATGCCGTGCTGCGCCTCGATGAGTTTGGTCAGAAGATGAAGGATGCCAGGATTCGGGCCAAAAAAGAGTATGAGACTGCCCGGAATGCCGCCCTCGCCGAAAGCAGCGAAAAGCTGGCTGGGATCCGCAAGGAGGTTGACGCGCAGAAAACCGGTCAGCTTGCTGAAATAGAAAAGCAGTTTGCCACAGCCCAGTCCGAGTTGCAGGGGCAGATCTCCGGGTTTGCCGGCGATATGGCGGGCAAGGTTTTGGGGAGGGCTCTGTAA
- a CDS encoding ATP synthase F0 subunit B, whose product MKNTKWKKNATAALALFLVLSCAAAAYASGDGAIPREKWMDLLYRAMNFAGLAFILVFFLKKPFSDGLSSRRAGIKDQLEALESRKAEAEQLYKEAEAKLARLDEEVNSIITEAVKQGEAEKAKIVADAERNAGDIKRQAEMAIAHELAEAKTRLKGEIAEQAVLLAEELVKKNIQPADQSRMVELSLEKVGGIQ is encoded by the coding sequence ATGAAAAATACAAAATGGAAAAAAAATGCAACGGCAGCCCTGGCGTTGTTTCTAGTCCTGAGCTGTGCCGCAGCGGCATATGCTTCGGGAGATGGGGCAATCCCCAGAGAGAAGTGGATGGATCTTTTGTACCGGGCAATGAATTTCGCCGGTCTGGCATTCATTCTGGTCTTTTTCCTGAAGAAGCCATTTTCTGATGGCTTGAGCAGTCGTCGGGCAGGGATCAAGGACCAGTTGGAAGCTCTGGAGTCACGCAAGGCTGAAGCAGAACAGTTGTATAAAGAGGCCGAGGCCAAACTAGCCAGGCTCGATGAAGAGGTGAACAGCATCATCACCGAGGCGGTGAAGCAGGGTGAGGCCGAGAAGGCAAAGATCGTTGCCGATGCCGAGCGTAATGCCGGAGACATCAAGCGGCAGGCCGAAATGGCGATCGCGCACGAGCTTGCCGAGGCCAAGACCCGGTTGAAGGGCGAGATAGCCGAACAAGCCGTGCTGCTGGCGGAAGAACTGGTGAAAAAGAATATTCAGCCTGCGGATCAGAGCAGGATGGTTGAGCTGTCTCTTGAAAAGGTGGGAGGTATTCAGTGA
- a CDS encoding F0F1 ATP synthase subunit delta, protein MKNTVLAKRYAKALFAVGKEGNAFAEFTKTLNAMAELFVGMPEVSDALTNPLYPVEAREKVMEHLLTSMQVTQVLGNFFKLLVQKKRANILPDIAAVFQAMVDADNNMCQGTVVSAMELTPELSAKVQATLEKITGKQVVLTAQVDPSIIGGIVAKVGDLVLDGSIKSQLAGLKESIKGSV, encoded by the coding sequence GTGAAGAACACAGTATTAGCCAAACGGTACGCCAAGGCGCTCTTTGCGGTTGGCAAGGAAGGCAATGCCTTCGCGGAATTCACCAAGACCCTCAACGCCATGGCCGAGCTCTTTGTCGGCATGCCCGAGGTCTCCGATGCCCTGACCAACCCGTTGTATCCGGTTGAGGCGCGGGAGAAGGTCATGGAGCATCTTCTCACCTCCATGCAGGTTACCCAGGTTTTGGGCAACTTCTTCAAGCTGCTGGTGCAGAAAAAACGTGCGAATATCCTCCCCGATATTGCCGCGGTATTTCAGGCGATGGTCGATGCGGATAACAATATGTGTCAAGGGACGGTGGTTTCGGCTATGGAGCTGACCCCGGAACTCAGTGCAAAGGTTCAGGCAACATTGGAAAAAATAACCGGCAAGCAGGTCGTCCTTACGGCCCAGGTCGATCCGTCCATTATCGGTGGGATCGTGGCCAAGGTCGGTGATCTGGTGCTCGATGGAAGCATCAAGTCACAGCTGGCTGGTTTAAAAGAATCCATTAAGGGGAGTGTATAA
- the atpA gene encoding F0F1 ATP synthase subunit alpha has translation MQIKAEEISQIIKGQIKDYESKVDLSETGTVISVGDGIARVYGVEKCMAMELLEFPGGVLGIALNLEADNVGCALLGDVRKIKEGDTVKRTGRIAEVPVGPEMEGRVVDGVGSPIDGQGPLNAKHSSKIEVLAPGVIARKSVHEPCYTGAKAVDAMTPVGRGQRELVIGDRQIGKTALCVDAIIAQKYTDVHCVYVAIGQKKSTVALVVEALRKHGAMEYTTVVAACASDPAPMQYVAAFAGCAMGEYFRDNGQHALIIYDDLSKQAVSYRELSLLLRRPPGREAYPGDIFFNHSRLLERSCKVNDALGAGSLTALPIIETQAGDVSAFIPTNVISITDGQVYLEPNLFFAGVRPAINVGLSVSRVGGAAQVKAMKQVAGTLRLDLAQYRELAAFAGFGSDLDAATQAQLTRGARLVEILKQPQYQPLPMEKQICILFAGTRGYLDTLPIDSLAEYEQQLYAHIEKNQPSIYDDLKEKQAIDAPLEEKIRATLQAFGESFKAAKGLK, from the coding sequence ATGCAGATCAAAGCCGAAGAGATCAGTCAAATCATTAAGGGGCAGATCAAGGATTACGAAAGTAAAGTTGATCTGAGTGAAACCGGCACCGTAATCTCCGTTGGTGACGGTATTGCTCGTGTGTACGGGGTTGAAAAGTGCATGGCCATGGAGCTGCTGGAGTTCCCCGGTGGCGTTCTGGGCATTGCCTTGAACCTTGAAGCCGACAACGTTGGTTGTGCGCTTCTTGGTGACGTGCGGAAGATTAAGGAAGGCGACACCGTCAAACGTACCGGTCGTATTGCCGAGGTTCCCGTCGGCCCCGAGATGGAAGGCCGCGTCGTTGACGGCGTGGGCAGCCCCATTGACGGCCAGGGACCCCTGAATGCCAAGCATAGTTCCAAGATCGAAGTGCTGGCACCCGGCGTTATCGCCAGAAAGTCCGTACATGAGCCTTGTTACACCGGCGCCAAGGCGGTTGACGCCATGACTCCGGTTGGCCGCGGTCAGCGCGAATTGGTTATCGGCGATCGCCAGATCGGCAAGACTGCCCTTTGCGTTGATGCGATCATCGCCCAAAAATACACCGACGTACATTGTGTCTATGTGGCCATCGGCCAGAAGAAATCAACGGTGGCCCTGGTTGTTGAAGCGCTCCGTAAGCACGGCGCCATGGAATACACCACCGTGGTAGCAGCCTGCGCCTCCGATCCGGCACCCATGCAGTATGTTGCCGCATTTGCCGGTTGCGCCATGGGCGAGTACTTCCGTGACAACGGCCAGCACGCCCTGATCATCTATGACGATCTTTCCAAGCAGGCGGTTTCCTACCGTGAGCTCTCCCTGCTCCTCCGTCGTCCGCCGGGACGTGAAGCATACCCCGGCGACATCTTCTTCAACCACTCCCGTCTGCTGGAGCGGTCCTGTAAGGTTAATGATGCCCTGGGCGCCGGTTCTCTTACCGCTCTGCCCATCATCGAGACCCAGGCTGGTGACGTTTCCGCCTTCATCCCGACCAACGTTATCTCCATCACCGACGGTCAGGTATACCTTGAGCCCAACCTCTTTTTCGCCGGTGTTCGTCCCGCGATCAACGTCGGCCTCTCCGTATCCCGCGTAGGTGGTGCGGCTCAGGTAAAAGCCATGAAGCAGGTGGCAGGTACTTTGCGTCTGGATCTGGCCCAGTATCGTGAGCTCGCCGCCTTTGCCGGTTTCGGTTCCGATCTTGATGCCGCCACCCAGGCTCAGTTGACCCGTGGCGCCCGTTTGGTCGAGATCTTGAAGCAGCCCCAGTATCAGCCGCTGCCCATGGAAAAACAGATCTGTATCCTCTTTGCCGGTACCCGCGGCTATCTCGATACCCTGCCCATTGACAGCTTGGCTGAGTATGAGCAGCAGCTCTATGCCCATATCGAGAAAAACCAGCCCAGCATCTATGATGACCTGAAAGAAAAGCAAGCCATTGATGCTCCCTTGGAAGAAAAAATCCGGGCTACTCTGCAGGCTTTTGGTGAATCTTTCAAGGCTGCCAAGGGCCTCAAATAA
- the atpG gene encoding ATP synthase F1 subunit gamma, with product MASLKDVKTKIGGVKKTAQITKAMNMVAAAKLRGAQQKMEDFRSYAEKFNAAMGNLSSAMDSGAFPLMEKREVKNVEILVVTSDRGLCGSFNAHIMKMAEKLIASLEAEGKKVSLVCVGKKGASYFRKTGKVRVRYTDLMGTFQMFNARTIAQDIAGNFLSGDSDEVRIVYGKFKSVAVQRPAEQMFLPIQPDAVAATEAVSSSAGAYIYEPSTEEIMEVLLPLYMNVMVYHAMLEVSASEHAARMSAMDNATNACKDIIHSLTLIYNKARQAGITAELMDIVGGAEALK from the coding sequence ATGGCGAGCCTAAAAGATGTAAAAACGAAGATTGGTGGGGTGAAGAAAACTGCCCAGATCACCAAGGCTATGAATATGGTTGCCGCGGCCAAGCTTCGCGGGGCGCAGCAGAAGATGGAAGATTTCCGTTCCTATGCCGAGAAGTTCAACGCGGCCATGGGCAATCTTTCCTCCGCCATGGATTCCGGCGCTTTTCCCCTCATGGAAAAGCGTGAGGTTAAGAATGTCGAGATCCTGGTGGTCACCTCGGATCGTGGTCTGTGCGGTAGTTTTAACGCCCATATCATGAAGATGGCCGAGAAGCTCATCGCGAGCTTGGAGGCCGAAGGCAAGAAGGTTTCTTTGGTCTGCGTCGGCAAGAAGGGTGCGAGTTATTTCCGGAAAACCGGTAAGGTTCGGGTCCGTTACACCGACCTGATGGGCACCTTCCAGATGTTCAATGCCCGGACCATTGCTCAGGATATTGCCGGGAATTTTCTCTCCGGTGATAGCGATGAAGTTCGCATTGTCTACGGTAAATTTAAAAGCGTAGCCGTGCAGCGTCCGGCCGAGCAGATGTTTTTGCCTATTCAGCCGGATGCCGTGGCGGCGACTGAGGCAGTTTCTTCTTCTGCCGGGGCATACATCTATGAACCGAGCACCGAGGAAATCATGGAAGTGCTTCTGCCGCTGTACATGAATGTCATGGTGTATCATGCCATGCTTGAAGTCAGCGCCAGTGAACATGCTGCCCGGATGAGCGCCATGGATAACGCCACCAATGCCTGTAAGGATATCATCCACAGCCTGACCCTGATTTACAATAAGGCGCGGCAGGCTGGTATTACCGCGGAATTGATGGATATTGTCGGCGGTGCCGAGGCGTTGAAGTAA
- the atpD gene encoding F0F1 ATP synthase subunit beta — protein MSEARVGKIVQVIGPVVDVEFEPDNLPEIMNALQVSNKGISDEPGNLIIEVALHLGDNVVRCVAMDQTDGLVRGQECTDTGKPIEIPCGAPALGRIMNVVGRPVDGMGPIASDKMRTIHRAAPAFTDQSTEVHVLETGIKVIDLLVPFPRGGKMGLFGGAGCGKTVIMMEMVNNIAMHHGGISVFCGVGERTREGNDLYHEMKESGVLPKAALVYGQMTEPPGARSRVALTGLSAAEYFRDEEGQDVLFFVDNIFRFTQAGAEVSALLGRIPSAVGYQPTLATDLGALQERITSTNKGSITAVQCVYVPADDLTDPAPATTFAHLDGTVVLSRQIAELGIYPAVDPLDSTSRILDPNVLGEEHYLVARGVQTSLQKYKDLQDIIAILGMDELSEEDQTLVTRARKIQRFLSQPFTVAETFTGMAGKYVKVADTVRGFKEILEGKHDELPEIAFYMVGSIEEAVEKANKEKAAA, from the coding sequence ATGAGTGAAGCAAGAGTTGGTAAAATTGTTCAGGTCATCGGACCTGTTGTTGACGTCGAGTTTGAGCCGGACAACCTGCCGGAGATCATGAATGCCCTGCAGGTTAGCAATAAGGGTATCAGTGACGAGCCCGGCAACCTGATCATCGAGGTTGCCCTGCATCTTGGCGACAACGTTGTTCGTTGCGTTGCCATGGATCAGACCGATGGTCTGGTTCGCGGCCAGGAGTGTACCGATACCGGCAAGCCCATTGAGATCCCCTGCGGAGCTCCGGCTCTGGGCCGGATCATGAACGTCGTCGGTCGTCCGGTTGACGGCATGGGGCCCATTGCTTCTGATAAGATGCGCACCATTCACCGTGCTGCTCCTGCTTTTACCGATCAGTCCACCGAGGTGCATGTTTTGGAAACCGGGATCAAGGTTATCGATCTGCTGGTTCCCTTCCCACGCGGCGGTAAGATGGGTCTGTTCGGCGGCGCTGGTTGCGGCAAGACCGTTATCATGATGGAGATGGTTAACAACATCGCCATGCATCATGGTGGTATCTCCGTATTCTGCGGGGTTGGCGAGCGTACCCGTGAGGGTAACGATCTGTACCACGAGATGAAAGAGTCCGGCGTTTTGCCGAAAGCTGCCTTGGTTTACGGGCAGATGACCGAGCCTCCCGGAGCCCGTTCTCGTGTTGCGCTGACCGGCTTGTCCGCAGCAGAGTACTTCCGTGATGAGGAAGGCCAGGACGTGCTCTTCTTCGTTGACAACATCTTCCGGTTTACCCAGGCCGGCGCCGAGGTTTCCGCGCTTCTTGGCCGTATTCCTTCGGCGGTTGGTTATCAGCCCACCCTGGCCACCGATCTCGGTGCGCTCCAGGAGCGGATTACCTCCACCAATAAGGGTTCCATCACCGCGGTACAGTGCGTTTACGTACCAGCGGATGACTTGACCGACCCGGCACCGGCCACCACCTTTGCCCATCTGGATGGTACCGTTGTTCTTTCCCGGCAGATCGCCGAGCTTGGTATCTACCCGGCGGTTGATCCCTTGGACTCCACCTCCCGGATTCTCGATCCCAATGTTTTGGGTGAAGAGCATTACCTGGTTGCCCGTGGTGTGCAGACCAGCCTGCAGAAATATAAAGACCTGCAGGATATTATTGCGATTCTGGGTATGGACGAGCTTTCCGAAGAGGATCAGACCCTCGTTACCCGTGCGCGGAAGATCCAGCGCTTTTTGTCCCAGCCTTTCACCGTTGCCGAGACCTTCACCGGCATGGCCGGTAAGTACGTCAAGGTTGCGGACACTGTCCGCGGCTTTAAAGAGATCCTGGAAGGCAAGCACGATGAGCTGCCCGAGATCGCTTTCTACATGGTTGGCAGCATTGAAGAAGCTGTTGAGAAGGCCAATAAAGAGAAGGCTGCTGCTTAA
- a CDS encoding F0F1 ATP synthase subunit epsilon → MAEKLKLEVVTPKGAVVSKDVDIVTAPGYGGEFGVLANHAPFLSTIKVGVLTYKSGAQEETLMVSGGFCEVSNNKLTFLVESAERGADIDVERAMRAKERAEKRLAEAQAQKEKMDRTRAEAALQRAMSRLRVAERRKPS, encoded by the coding sequence ATGGCTGAAAAATTAAAGTTGGAAGTGGTAACTCCCAAAGGGGCTGTAGTGAGCAAGGACGTTGATATTGTCACTGCTCCTGGCTACGGCGGTGAATTTGGTGTTCTCGCCAACCATGCTCCCTTCTTGAGTACGATTAAGGTTGGTGTTCTGACCTATAAGTCTGGGGCTCAGGAAGAAACCCTGATGGTGAGTGGCGGTTTTTGTGAAGTGTCCAATAACAAATTAACCTTTCTTGTTGAATCCGCCGAGCGGGGTGCAGACATTGATGTCGAACGCGCGATGCGGGCCAAGGAACGGGCTGAGAAACGTTTGGCAGAAGCCCAGGCCCAGAAGGAAAAAATGGATCGGACCAGAGCCGAAGCAGCTTTGCAGCGGGCTATGAGTCGGCTGCGGGTTGCGGAGAGGCGGAAGCCTTCCTGA
- a CDS encoding chemotaxis protein CheX yields the protein MAQTQVTPQKPRLKEGNTSYGEVTGIIGMTSEDITGSMIVSFTEKCILKIVANMLMEDPKEKIDDEVVDAVGELTNMICGGAKAQLAKLDHKFALATPNMVVGKGVEISYYSKAPTIVIPFETAAGSFVVEANLSEK from the coding sequence ATGGCACAAACGCAGGTCACTCCGCAAAAACCACGTCTCAAAGAGGGCAATACCTCCTATGGCGAGGTAACAGGCATCATCGGCATGACTTCCGAAGATATAACCGGCTCCATGATTGTAAGTTTTACGGAAAAATGCATCCTCAAAATCGTGGCAAACATGCTGATGGAAGATCCCAAGGAAAAGATTGACGACGAGGTTGTTGATGCTGTCGGTGAGCTGACCAATATGATCTGTGGCGGCGCCAAGGCCCAGCTGGCCAAGCTTGATCATAAGTTTGCCCTTGCCACCCCCAACATGGTCGTCGGCAAGGGGGTGGAAATCTCCTATTATTCCAAGGCGCCGACCATTGTTATCCCCTTCGAAACCGCAGCCGGTTCCTTTGTCGTGGAGGCAAATCTCAGCGAGAAGTAA
- a CDS encoding NAD(P)-dependent oxidoreductase, with protein sequence METKERMNIARQFSRELPVAGRITNFDEVVSGYDAQNAQLEAERCLQCKKPKCREGCPVHNDIPGFIKLLREGKIEEAYWLDRETNSLPAICSRVCPHEFQCEGHCIRGKKGEPVAIGMLERYIVDWMVANNKNLLQPCALPKSKKVAIVGSGPAGMSAAYYLAHEGYHCTIFESLPVFGGMLAVGIPAYRLPREVIAAEFEALKNCGVTMEHGVTIGKDKSLSDLRAEGFAAVFLGPGAHRSRKLGVEGEDLSGVVHGVDYLRKVNVGETLNLGKNVVVVGGGNVAIDCARTALRTGSDNVFILYRRSKAEMPASQAEIHHLEEEGVRIEMLAAPVAIHGENGRLSKIECIRMELGACDASGRCRPVPKEGSNFMLAADAIIPAISQDVDVTAGSGLDLALSRWGTYVVDEVTMQTSEEWIFAAGDAVLGPQTVAKAVYQAKEAAESIKRYLEGKDLKEGRHPFSLE encoded by the coding sequence ATGGAGACAAAAGAACGAATGAATATTGCCCGTCAATTTTCACGGGAATTGCCCGTTGCCGGGCGGATCACGAATTTTGATGAGGTAGTTTCCGGCTATGATGCCCAAAATGCCCAGCTTGAGGCAGAGCGTTGCCTGCAATGCAAAAAGCCAAAATGCCGGGAGGGATGCCCCGTCCATAACGATATTCCCGGCTTTATTAAGCTGCTCCGCGAAGGAAAGATCGAGGAGGCGTACTGGTTGGACCGCGAAACCAACTCACTTCCCGCTATCTGTTCGCGGGTCTGTCCCCATGAGTTCCAGTGTGAAGGGCATTGTATCCGCGGGAAAAAGGGCGAGCCGGTGGCCATTGGCATGCTCGAGCGTTATATTGTTGATTGGATGGTGGCCAATAACAAGAATCTGCTCCAGCCCTGTGCTCTGCCCAAGAGTAAAAAAGTGGCCATTGTCGGTTCCGGGCCGGCAGGAATGTCTGCCGCATATTACCTCGCCCATGAGGGGTACCATTGCACAATTTTTGAAAGCCTTCCTGTTTTCGGCGGCATGCTGGCGGTCGGCATCCCGGCATACCGACTGCCGCGGGAGGTTATCGCTGCGGAATTTGAAGCCCTGAAAAATTGCGGGGTGACTATGGAGCATGGCGTGACCATCGGCAAGGATAAAAGTCTGAGCGATCTGCGTGCTGAGGGTTTTGCCGCGGTATTTCTCGGTCCGGGTGCGCATCGGAGCCGGAAACTTGGCGTGGAAGGGGAAGATTTGTCGGGAGTAGTGCACGGCGTTGATTACCTGCGCAAGGTCAATGTCGGTGAAACACTGAATCTTGGAAAAAACGTGGTGGTGGTCGGCGGCGGGAACGTGGCCATTGACTGCGCCCGCACAGCCCTGCGGACCGGGTCTGATAATGTTTTCATCCTCTACCGGCGCAGCAAGGCGGAGATGCCCGCTTCCCAAGCGGAGATCCATCATCTGGAAGAAGAAGGGGTGCGCATCGAGATGCTTGCCGCTCCGGTTGCGATCCACGGCGAGAATGGCAGACTGAGTAAGATAGAGTGCATTCGGATGGAGCTTGGCGCCTGCGACGCCTCGGGCCGTTGTCGTCCGGTACCCAAGGAGGGTTCGAACTTCATGCTTGCCGCCGATGCCATCATCCCGGCCATCAGTCAGGATGTGGATGTTACGGCTGGTTCTGGCCTCGATCTGGCCTTGAGCCGCTGGGGTACCTATGTGGTGGATGAGGTGACCATGCAGACTTCCGAAGAGTGGATCTTTGCCGCAGGCGATGCCGTGCTTGGTCCCCAGACGGTGGCCAAGGCGGTGTATCAGGCCAAAGAGGCGGCCGAGTCCATCAAGCGGTATCTTGAGGGCAAGGACCTCAAGGAAGGGCGTCACCCCTTTTCTCTTGAGTAA
- a CDS encoding HD-GYP domain-containing protein, which yields MTENLRCNIGWNNHNKILIVEDESLQRHLLREYLSEAGYEVVEAVDGQEAMAQLAVDPEIRVVITDLKMPRMDGFELIRQVRKKQLHYIYILVQTHRDDAETLEKALSLGADDFLRKPVRPVELCLRVAGGFRVLKIEKFEELIFFLTKLAALQSKETGSHLDRMYHFTRVLARDIAENVPELGLTLAVAEEIAKVSPMHDLGKVGISVELLHKVEKLNHEEVQSLQDHVLVGGNLIQDVYAQTESEYLFLAQEIAQLHHERWDGKGYPHGLAGDKIPLCARIVALADAYDAMTSKRSYSVGLSHEEAKREILRNNGKQFDPKIVEAFLRQEAEFIRIKEEFRDNDSPLYSR from the coding sequence ATGACCGAAAATCTGCGCTGTAACATTGGCTGGAACAACCACAATAAAATTCTCATTGTCGAAGATGAATCTTTGCAGCGTCATTTATTGCGGGAGTACTTGAGCGAGGCGGGATATGAGGTGGTTGAAGCGGTTGATGGTCAGGAGGCGATGGCGCAATTAGCCGTTGACCCTGAGATCCGGGTCGTCATTACCGATCTGAAGATGCCTCGGATGGATGGTTTTGAGCTCATCAGGCAAGTCAGAAAAAAACAACTGCACTATATCTATATTCTGGTCCAGACACACCGAGATGATGCAGAGACCCTGGAAAAGGCACTTTCCCTTGGAGCGGACGATTTCTTAAGAAAACCCGTGCGCCCGGTCGAATTGTGTCTCCGGGTCGCTGGAGGGTTCAGGGTACTGAAGATAGAAAAATTTGAGGAACTTATCTTTTTTCTTACCAAGCTCGCCGCCTTGCAGAGTAAGGAAACAGGGAGCCATCTTGACAGGATGTATCATTTTACCCGGGTGTTGGCCAGGGATATTGCCGAAAATGTGCCGGAACTCGGCCTGACCCTCGCCGTGGCGGAAGAGATAGCCAAGGTCAGCCCGATGCATGATCTGGGAAAGGTCGGCATCTCGGTGGAGCTCCTGCATAAGGTGGAGAAATTGAATCATGAGGAGGTGCAATCTCTGCAGGATCACGTTTTGGTGGGAGGTAACCTTATCCAGGATGTGTACGCGCAGACCGAATCAGAATATCTTTTTCTTGCCCAGGAAATAGCCCAGCTCCATCACGAACGCTGGGACGGCAAGGGATACCCCCACGGACTGGCGGGAGATAAGATCCCCCTCTGTGCCCGGATTGTTGCCCTGGCAGATGCCTATGACGCAATGACCAGCAAGCGGAGCTACAGTGTGGGCCTGAGTCACGAGGAGGCGAAACGGGAGATTTTGCGAAACAATGGCAAGCAGTTCGATCCCAAGATTGTTGAGGCCTTTCTTCGACAGGAAGCAGAATTTATCAGAATAAAAGAAGAGTTTCGGGATAATGATTCGCCCCTGTACAGCCGCTAA
- a CDS encoding N-acetylmuramoyl-L-alanine amidase — MRQGAGRSGERTRLRACTCDSRHTARQAPFFSLSRFRCPLFILVLLLIASPTWANPEQNQDNIGRQYEQAKAYYQDLTNKDKGGDRKSWLTSVTAFRSIYKAAPDHQAAPKSLFMLGKIYQTMFQHSGKSKDLDQAIAAYEELSTRYPGNFLADDAFFILGSIYLVDKKDPSKAARAYTKIIAIYPESDMAAGAEEQLLLIKGFASTPSQTTTQEDAGEKCISPQVASDSPKKDPAAKKSGKAMVLPIRHWSNNRYTRLVVETTGPVTFKHQTLSGDKTNQRRIYIDLENSRLSPETERTIPIEDGLLRQVRNAQFDPNTVRVVLDTQSNISDYKVFTLADPFRVVIDVMSSDGVAKKKSDTPPDDIGKIIAGKGKEKRQASKVGTHSLERQLGLGIKKIVIDPGHGGKDPGTCSPSGLKEKDIVLDVALRVAKILKETLGCEVILTRTRDVFIPLEERTAIANSKEADLFLSIHVNAAPNHEARGIETYVLDLASNKDAMRLAAMENATSAKQISDLQSILLDLMQNSKINESLKLAGLVQEEMVTGLNKKFSAVSNLGVKKAPFVVLIGAQMPAVLTEIAFLSNPEEEKRLRDDAYLAGVANHISGGVAQYVQSMSLANNFHR, encoded by the coding sequence TTGAGACAAGGCGCAGGACGATCAGGCGAGCGGACAAGACTCCGCGCCTGCACCTGCGATTCTCGCCATACTGCCAGGCAGGCACCTTTTTTTTCACTTTCCCGCTTCCGCTGTCCGCTTTTTATTCTCGTCCTGCTCCTGATCGCCTCCCCAACCTGGGCCAATCCTGAGCAAAACCAGGACAATATCGGCAGACAATACGAACAGGCCAAGGCCTATTACCAGGATCTCACCAACAAAGACAAGGGGGGGGACCGAAAAAGCTGGCTCACCTCTGTGACCGCCTTCCGCAGCATATACAAGGCCGCGCCCGACCATCAAGCGGCGCCGAAATCCCTGTTCATGCTCGGGAAGATCTACCAGACCATGTTCCAGCACAGCGGCAAGAGCAAGGATCTTGACCAGGCCATTGCTGCCTACGAAGAACTGAGCACCCGCTATCCAGGAAACTTCCTGGCCGATGACGCCTTTTTTATTCTGGGCTCCATCTATCTTGTCGACAAAAAAGATCCGAGCAAAGCCGCCCGGGCCTATACGAAGATCATCGCCATTTACCCGGAGAGCGACATGGCTGCGGGGGCCGAAGAACAGCTGTTGCTGATCAAGGGGTTTGCCTCCACCCCAAGCCAAACTACGACCCAGGAAGACGCCGGAGAGAAATGCATTTCCCCCCAGGTTGCCAGTGACTCCCCGAAAAAAGATCCTGCTGCTAAAAAAAGCGGCAAGGCGATGGTCCTCCCCATCCGCCACTGGTCCAACAACCGCTACACCCGGTTGGTTGTAGAAACCACCGGCCCGGTTACCTTCAAACACCAGACCCTTTCCGGCGACAAGACGAACCAGCGGAGGATTTACATCGACCTGGAAAACAGCCGCCTCAGCCCGGAAACAGAGCGAACCATCCCCATCGAGGACGGCCTCTTACGACAGGTCAGGAATGCCCAGTTTGATCCCAATACAGTCCGGGTCGTCCTGGACACCCAGTCCAATATTTCTGACTACAAGGTGTTTACCCTTGCTGATCCCTTCCGGGTGGTGATAGACGTGATGAGCAGCGATGGGGTCGCAAAGAAGAAGAGTGACACCCCCCCTGACGACATCGGCAAAATCATTGCCGGAAAAGGCAAGGAAAAGAGACAGGCGAGCAAGGTGGGAACCCACTCCCTGGAACGGCAATTGGGCTTGGGCATAAAGAAAATCGTCATCGACCCGGGGCACGGCGGCAAGGATCCAGGGACCTGCAGCCCAAGTGGCCTCAAGGAAAAAGACATTGTCCTTGATGTGGCTCTGAGGGTTGCCAAGATTCTCAAGGAAACGCTTGGCTGCGAGGTGATCCTCACCCGAACCCGCGACGTCTTTATCCCGTTGGAAGAACGAACGGCCATTGCCAATTCCAAGGAAGCGGACCTGTTCCTTTCCATCCATGTGAATGCCGCGCCGAATCATGAGGCCCGGGGGATTGAGACCTATGTGCTCGACCTGGCCAGCAACAAGGACGCCATGCGTCTGGCAGCCATGGAAAATGCCACCTCGGCCAAGCAAATCAGCGACCTGCAATCCATCCTCCTGGATCTCATGCAGAATTCAAAGATAAACGAATCCCTCAAATTGGCGGGGCTGGTCCAGGAAGAGATGGTGACCGGCCTGAACAAAAAATTCAGCGCTGTTTCGAATCTTGGGGTCAAGAAAGCGCCGTTTGTGGTGCTCATCGGCGCCCAGATGCCTGCCGTCCTCACCGAAATCGCTTTTTTGAGCAATCCAGAGGAAGAAAAGCGGCTTAGGGATGATGCCTACCTAGCCGGCGTTGCCAATCACATCTCCGGCGGGGTGGCCCAATACGTGCAAAGCATGAGCTTGGCAAACAATTTCCACCGCTGA